In Necator americanus strain Aroian chromosome IV, whole genome shotgun sequence, the following proteins share a genomic window:
- a CDS encoding hypothetical protein (NECATOR_CHRIV.G16717.T1), with protein MSDAAPPPPTTVVKKTKTSKPKGEKKPKIAPSHPVYSAMIKAAIKELKDRKGASKQAILKFITQKYKLGDNEKQISARLRMALKKGVIAGSLKQASGTGAAGRFRLPDKAEAPATPKVAKKPKAAGAAKPKKAAAAKPKKAAGDKPKKAKKPKSPKKAAAKPKTAKSPKKPAAKKATKPKKPAAKKAAPKA; from the exons ATGTCTGACGCTGCACCACCTCCTCCGACTACCGTAGTCAAGAAGACTAAG ACTTCGAAGCCCAAGGGCGAGAAGAAACCAAAGATCGCACCTTCTCATCCTGTGTACAGTGCAATGATCAAGGCAGCCATTAAGGAGCTTAAGGATCGTAAGGGAGCTTCTAAGCAAGCTATTCTTAAGTTCATCACCCAAAAATACAAGCTAGGAGACAACGAGAAACAG ATCAGTGCACGTCTACGTATGGCCCTGAAAAAGGGAGTGATCGCCGGAAGTCTCAAACAAGCTAGTGGAACTGGAGCCGCTGGACGATTCCGACTACCGGATAAGGCTGAGGCTCCCGCTACGCCAAAAGTAGCGAAGAAGCCGAAAGCTGCTGGAGCGGCGAAGCCTAAAAAGGCTGCTGCTGCCAAGCCTAAGAAGGCCGCTGGTGACAAGCCAAAGAAG GCCAAGAAACCCAAGTCACCGAAGAAGGCTGCCGCTAAGCCGAAGACGGCTAAGTCACCTAAGAAGCCAGCTGCTAAGAAAGCCACGAAACCAAAGAAGCCAGCCGCTAAGAAAGCCGCTCCTAAAGCCTAA
- a CDS encoding hypothetical protein (NECATOR_CHRIV.G16714.T1) gives MMASDKLEPEDQSSAWMMTMSDAHPILSMFHLLSSVTLNSARGNEVTRMHDSASMVEFNILQPARMERMEIVAK, from the exons ATGATGGCAAGTGACAAACTCGAACCTGAGGACCAAAGTTCTGCTTGGATGATGACAAT GAGTGATGCTCATCCGATATTGAGTATGTTCCACTTGCTATCATCTGTCACAC TTAACAGTGCTCGAGGTAACGAAGTAACGAG GATGCATGATTCTGCATCTATGGTGGAGTTCAACATCCTTCAACCAGCACGTATGGAACGCATGGAAATTGTGGCCAAATGA
- a CDS encoding hypothetical protein (NECATOR_CHRIV.G16715.T1): MLPYALITSKITHIRTLHHSGLRCGELVDLRFDYLTVSRDSHTSRNPDRAAVTPPHCFSFLQCVDANTIFGRYRLKRNSSLLCG; the protein is encoded by the exons ATGTTACCTTATGCCCTCATCACATCAAAAATCACTCAC ATTCGAACTCTTCACCACTCTGGGCTTCGATGTGGAGAGCTCGTTGACCTTCGCTTCGACTACCTCACGGTTTCAAGAGATTCTCATACATCA AGGAATCCAGACCGCGCAGCAGTTACTCCACCACActgtttctcatttttgcaATGTGTTGACGCAAATACAATCTTTGGCCGTTATCGTCTTAAAAG GAACAGTTCTTTATTATGTGGATGA
- a CDS encoding hypothetical protein (NECATOR_CHRIV.G16713.T1) — translation MPPTCAANLPLVRDALYLTPQPCITSWASCNEYTAQTIDDRTQTHLKQIWFTRFNFPPRVSNDPTEGRMCRVMVEKRRSRMLN, via the exons ATGCCACCAACCTGCGCTGCTAATCTGCCTTTGGTGCGGGACGCTCTTTACCTGACGCCACAACCCTGCATAACCAGTTGGGCGTCCTGCAACGAATACACAGCGCAGACGATAGACGATCGAACACAGACGCACTTGAAGCAG ATTTGGTTCACTCGATTCAATTTCCCTCCACGTGTTTCAAACGATCCAACCGAAGGACGGATGTGTCGCGTGATGGTTGAAAAAAGACGTTCACGTATGCTCAACTAA
- a CDS encoding hypothetical protein (NECATOR_CHRIV.G16716.T1), with product MKDCKFHKLCKTNGGSNDEWMDSVRAANREGWAERHYAEMKKASLKNPEDHSSVIAGSRSIVLYALVFLYIIRLNSLITHFEVWLTADEVVVFYRVPCPQTYDGASAGPSPTFTTFVWSDHFIM from the exons ATGAAAGACTGTAAGTTTCATAAGCTATGTAAGACGAATGGTGGATCCAatgacgaatggatggattctgtgcgagctgcaaatcgagaaggttgggcagag CGTCACTACgcggaaatgaaaaaagcatcACTGAAGAATCCTGAAGATCATAGTTCGGTTATTGCGGGTAGTAGAAG CATTGTGTTGTATGCGCTTGTATTCCTTTATATTATTCGGCTAAATAGTTTAATTACCCATTTTGAAGTGTGGTTGACTGCGGATGAAGTGGTGGTGTTCTATCGCGTTCCGTGTCCACAAACTTATGATGGTGCATCGGCCGGGCCATCACCCACATTCACAACTTTTGTATGGTCAGATCATTTCATCATGTAA